From a single Lactococcus carnosus genomic region:
- a CDS encoding ABC transporter ATP-binding protein: MIENVIEMRDVTKTFGTFTANDHINLQVRKGEIHALLGENGAGKSTLMNMLSGLLEPTEGEILINGHPEAINSPSRASELGIGMVHQHFMLVDAFTVAENIILGNETTKGITLDIKKAEKEILALSEQYGLSVTPDAKIADISVGQQQRVEILKTLYRGADIIIFDEPTAVLTPAEIDELMAILKTLVKEGKSIILITHKLDEIRAVADRVTVIRRGKSIETTEVLGKSNKELAEMMVGHSVSFVTEKVPASPKAVILDIQDLIVNESRGAQAVKGLNLQVRAGEVVGIAGIDGNGQSELIQAITGLRKVESGKITINGIDATNFHPRKITEMGVSHVPENRHKDGLVLDMSVAENIALQSYYQPPLSKFGMLNYPKINQHARELMTEFDVRGASELIPVKSLSGGNQQKAIIAREIDRDPKLLIVSQPTRGLDVGAIAYIHSRLIQARTEGRAVLVVSFELDEILNVSDRIAVIHDGKIQGVVSPDQTNKQALGVLMVGGETN; the protein is encoded by the coding sequence ATGATAGAAAATGTTATTGAAATGCGTGATGTCACGAAAACTTTCGGCACATTCACTGCAAATGATCATATCAATCTCCAAGTACGTAAAGGCGAAATCCATGCACTCTTAGGTGAAAATGGTGCGGGTAAATCCACACTCATGAACATGCTTTCAGGACTGCTTGAGCCAACTGAAGGTGAGATTCTGATTAACGGTCATCCCGAAGCAATTAACTCCCCCTCACGTGCAAGTGAACTCGGTATCGGTATGGTTCACCAACATTTTATGCTAGTTGATGCCTTTACTGTTGCTGAAAATATCATTTTAGGTAACGAAACAACAAAAGGGATCACGTTAGATATCAAAAAAGCTGAAAAGGAGATTTTAGCCTTATCAGAACAATATGGTTTATCAGTTACACCCGATGCTAAAATAGCCGATATTTCGGTTGGTCAACAACAACGTGTTGAAATCCTGAAAACTCTTTATCGTGGGGCTGACATCATTATTTTTGATGAACCGACTGCGGTACTAACACCTGCAGAAATCGATGAATTGATGGCCATTTTGAAGACACTTGTCAAAGAAGGCAAGTCAATCATCTTGATTACCCACAAGCTTGATGAAATTCGTGCTGTTGCAGACCGGGTAACCGTTATTCGTCGTGGTAAATCCATCGAAACGACAGAGGTTTTAGGTAAATCAAATAAAGAGCTTGCAGAAATGATGGTTGGTCACAGTGTTTCCTTTGTGACAGAAAAAGTGCCCGCATCTCCTAAAGCTGTCATACTTGACATTCAAGATCTCATTGTCAATGAATCTCGTGGTGCCCAGGCTGTTAAAGGCTTAAATCTACAAGTGCGTGCTGGTGAAGTTGTTGGTATCGCAGGTATCGATGGTAATGGACAATCTGAATTAATTCAAGCAATTACTGGTTTACGAAAAGTCGAGAGCGGTAAAATTACAATTAACGGTATTGATGCGACTAACTTTCATCCTCGCAAAATTACTGAAATGGGTGTCAGCCACGTGCCAGAAAATCGCCATAAAGATGGCTTAGTACTTGACATGTCTGTGGCTGAAAATATTGCGCTGCAATCCTACTACCAGCCACCTCTCAGTAAATTTGGTATGCTCAACTATCCAAAAATTAACCAACATGCACGTGAGCTGATGACAGAATTTGATGTCAGGGGAGCTAGTGAGTTAATCCCAGTAAAATCACTATCAGGCGGTAATCAACAAAAAGCAATCATCGCAAGAGAAATTGATCGTGATCCTAAATTATTGATTGTAAGTCAACCAACACGTGGGCTTGATGTCGGTGCGATTGCATATATCCATAGCCGCTTGATTCAAGCGCGTACGGAAGGCCGGGCAGTCCTAGTTGTCAGCTTTGAACTGGATGAAATACTTAATGTTTCAGATAGAATTGCTGTGATACATGATGGTAAAATCCAAGGTGTCGTCAGCCCAGATCAAACTAACAAACAGGCACTAGGTGTTTTGATGGTTGGAGGAGAGACAAATTGA
- a CDS encoding ABC transporter permease, translating into MKNFNLKKTLVPLIAILFGFILGALIMLGFGYNPLWGYEDLLTAAFGTTKAIGEIFRSMGPLILTALSFAVASRAGLFNIGMSGQALAGWLAASWFALTNPDLPRVLMIPAVIIIGMLAGAIVAMIPGVLKALYGTSEVIVTIMMNYIILFATTHIVHNVWDKIKVGGKGIMQSKDSTISVSKNATFRTDFFTNLTDHSRMNIGIIIAIIALIVIAMLFSRTTLGFEIRAVGLNPNASEYAGISAKRTIITSMVIAGALAGLGGVAEGLGTFQNFFVQSSNLQIGFDGMAVALLGQSSSIGIFFAAFLFSTLKVGAPGMTNTGIPSEIISVVIATIIFFVGIKFVIDKFLPEFQFKKKTVKGDKS; encoded by the coding sequence ATGAAAAATTTCAATCTTAAGAAGACGTTAGTGCCGCTTATTGCTATCTTATTTGGTTTCATTTTAGGTGCACTTATCATGTTAGGCTTTGGCTATAATCCATTATGGGGCTATGAGGATTTACTGACAGCAGCATTTGGCACAACTAAAGCAATCGGCGAAATATTTCGGAGCATGGGACCACTCATCTTAACTGCATTATCTTTTGCAGTAGCGAGTCGTGCAGGCCTATTTAATATTGGGATGTCTGGACAGGCACTTGCAGGATGGCTAGCTGCTTCTTGGTTTGCCTTAACAAATCCTGATTTACCTAGGGTACTTATGATCCCTGCAGTTATCATCATTGGCATGCTAGCTGGTGCTATTGTCGCTATGATACCCGGGGTCCTAAAAGCCTTATATGGGACGAGCGAGGTCATCGTTACCATCATGATGAACTATATCATCCTTTTTGCTACGACACATATTGTCCATAATGTATGGGATAAAATTAAAGTTGGTGGTAAAGGGATTATGCAATCCAAAGATAGTACGATATCAGTCAGTAAAAATGCGACTTTCCGTACCGATTTTTTCACCAATTTAACTGATCACTCACGTATGAATATCGGGATTATCATTGCCATTATTGCCTTGATTGTCATTGCCATGTTATTCTCCAGAACAACACTTGGTTTCGAGATACGCGCAGTTGGGCTAAATCCTAATGCATCAGAGTATGCAGGTATTTCAGCAAAACGGACGATCATCACATCGATGGTCATCGCTGGTGCACTAGCTGGTCTAGGTGGCGTTGCTGAAGGATTAGGTACTTTCCAAAACTTCTTTGTCCAAAGTTCAAATTTACAAATCGGATTTGATGGGATGGCAGTCGCTTTACTTGGCCAAAGTTCATCTATTGGTATTTTCTTTGCTGCCTTCCTCTTTTCAACACTAAAAGTCGGCGCACCTGGTATGACAAATACAGGGATCCCTTCAGAAATCATTTCAGTCGTGATCGCTACCATTATTTTCTTTGTTGGTATCAAGTTTGTGATTGATAAATTCTTACCAGAATTTCAATTTAAGAAAAAAACGGTAAAAGGAGATAAATCATGA
- a CDS encoding ABC transporter permease, whose translation MTLIAMLQLVISSMLIYATPLIFTSLGGTFSERAGIVNVGLEGIMVMGAFSGIVFNLTFSTTFGSATPWFATLFGGLIGIVFSLLHAVATINFRADHIISGTVLNLMAPALAVFLVKALYKKGQTDNIQNSFGYFNFPVLSKIPVIGKIFFTDTSLIGYIAILVAFIAHFIIFKTRFGLRLRSVGEHPQAADTLGINVYLMRYSGVLISGLLGGIGGAIFAQSISVNFSGSTIAGQGFIAMAAMIFGKWKPVGAMLSSLFFGLSQSLAVIGAQLPVIREWPVVYLQIAPYVITIVVLALFFGKSAAPKADGINYIKSK comes from the coding sequence ATGACATTAATCGCAATGTTACAATTGGTCATTTCATCCATGTTGATTTATGCGACACCTTTGATTTTTACAAGTCTAGGTGGCACATTTTCAGAACGTGCGGGGATCGTAAACGTTGGTCTTGAAGGCATTATGGTGATGGGGGCATTCTCTGGTATCGTCTTTAACCTGACCTTCTCTACTACTTTTGGTAGTGCAACACCTTGGTTTGCGACATTATTTGGCGGTCTTATCGGTATCGTATTTTCACTCTTACATGCTGTCGCGACTATCAATTTCCGAGCAGATCATATTATTTCGGGTACTGTACTTAACTTGATGGCACCTGCACTTGCCGTCTTCCTTGTTAAGGCACTCTATAAAAAAGGACAGACTGATAATATCCAAAACTCTTTTGGCTACTTCAATTTCCCTGTCCTCTCTAAAATCCCGGTTATTGGTAAAATCTTCTTTACTGATACATCGCTTATTGGTTACATCGCTATACTTGTTGCTTTTATCGCCCATTTCATCATCTTTAAAACCCGCTTTGGTTTGAGACTCCGCTCAGTGGGTGAACATCCACAGGCTGCTGATACGCTAGGTATAAACGTTTACCTCATGCGGTATTCCGGTGTCTTGATTTCTGGTCTATTGGGTGGTATTGGTGGTGCCATATTTGCACAATCTATCTCGGTTAACTTCTCAGGCTCAACAATTGCTGGACAAGGTTTCATCGCCATGGCAGCGATGATCTTTGGTAAATGGAAACCAGTAGGCGCTATGCTGTCAAGCCTATTCTTTGGCCTATCACAGTCTCTAGCCGTTATTGGGGCACAGTTACCTGTTATACGCGAATGGCCTGTTGTTTACCTCCAAATCGCACCATATGTGATCACAATCGTTGTCCTTGCGCTATTCTTTGGTAAGTCTGCTGCACCTAAGGCAGATGGGATTAACTATATTAAATCTAAATAA
- a CDS encoding glycogen/starch/alpha-glucan phosphorylase, which yields MEQLTKEQFIKDFKAQLHTDYLVDNNEATAEEHFRTLGKLIKRYVMSDWLRRRDEIVKEQKKTAYYFSIEFLPGKMLQTNLLNLGIYDLVAEALADINVDLTVLVEAERDMALGNGGLGRLASCFMDSLPTIGAPGFGNGIRYKYGLFKQRIVNGYQVELPDAWLPSEGSVWETKKPHSAVDVKIYGSVYLAPQEDGALKPIYENVKTLHAVPYDVIQIGFNNGVVNNLRLWDVELPEKYELDYQTLADRRRVEDITSFLYPDDSSRDGQAMRLIQEYFMVSAGLQTIVASYAKMQLPMAKIHEKVAVHINDTHPAMAVPELMRILMDDYGVKWDDAWATTCKVMSYTNHTVLSEALEKWDTGLFKEIVPRIHQIVGEIDRKFVKEWAGKVDTGIIDRTRIVQNNQIHMANLAIIGGHSVNGVAKLHTELLIEDVLKEFYVLFPEKFNNKTNGIAQRRWSQIANPGMSALLDDLIGKGWRSNIHELSKLEELLTRSDVQASFYRVKQANKQKLADYVKKTLDIDLPIDAIFDVQVKRLHAYKRQLLNVMHIIKLYQDLKDDPGLEMTPRVFIFGAKAAPGYHFAKSVIKIINELANLINYDTSLNDKLKVVFLENYNVSLAELIVPAADVSEQISTAGKEASGTSNMKFMMNGALTLATLDGANIEIKDAVGEDNIVIFGMDKDAVYAHYDKHDYNSRAIYDSDPTIKRVVDAFIDGTIPNTHYEGHEIWDALISYNDEYFLLEDFTDYAEKQAYISELYQDKPIWQAKVIKNIANSGRFSSDDTIEGYAKDIWGII from the coding sequence ATGGAACAGTTAACAAAAGAACAGTTTATCAAAGACTTTAAAGCACAACTGCATACAGATTATCTGGTTGATAATAATGAAGCAACTGCAGAAGAACACTTCAGAACATTAGGCAAACTCATTAAACGATATGTGATGTCTGATTGGCTACGTCGTCGAGATGAGATTGTCAAAGAGCAGAAAAAAACGGCTTACTATTTTTCAATCGAATTTTTGCCGGGTAAAATGTTGCAGACTAATTTGTTAAACCTTGGCATCTATGATCTGGTTGCTGAAGCACTAGCAGACATTAACGTCGATTTGACTGTCTTAGTCGAAGCTGAACGTGATATGGCCCTAGGAAATGGTGGATTGGGTCGTCTGGCCTCGTGTTTCATGGATAGTCTACCGACAATAGGTGCACCTGGGTTTGGTAACGGTATTCGCTATAAATACGGCTTATTCAAGCAAAGAATTGTGAATGGCTATCAAGTTGAGTTACCTGATGCTTGGTTACCATCAGAAGGTAGTGTGTGGGAGACGAAGAAGCCCCATTCAGCAGTAGATGTTAAAATCTATGGTAGTGTGTATTTAGCACCTCAGGAAGATGGTGCTTTAAAGCCAATCTATGAAAATGTTAAAACCTTGCATGCAGTGCCTTATGACGTGATTCAAATTGGCTTTAATAATGGCGTTGTCAATAACTTACGCTTGTGGGATGTTGAGCTCCCTGAAAAATATGAGCTGGATTACCAAACGCTTGCAGATCGTCGACGTGTTGAAGATATTACAAGTTTTCTCTACCCAGATGATTCATCACGTGATGGTCAGGCTATGCGACTAATTCAAGAGTACTTTATGGTATCAGCTGGCTTACAGACAATCGTCGCTTCCTACGCTAAGATGCAGTTACCAATGGCCAAAATCCATGAAAAAGTAGCTGTTCATATTAATGATACACATCCAGCTATGGCAGTACCTGAGTTAATGCGCATTTTGATGGACGATTATGGTGTCAAATGGGATGATGCTTGGGCAACAACATGCAAAGTCATGAGTTATACCAACCATACGGTCTTATCCGAAGCACTTGAAAAATGGGACACTGGCTTATTTAAAGAAATCGTGCCAAGGATCCATCAGATCGTTGGGGAAATCGACCGTAAGTTCGTCAAGGAATGGGCTGGGAAAGTTGATACTGGTATTATTGATCGCACACGGATTGTCCAAAATAACCAAATTCACATGGCTAATCTAGCCATTATAGGCGGGCATTCAGTTAATGGTGTTGCTAAGCTACATACGGAATTGTTAATCGAGGATGTCTTAAAAGAGTTTTACGTTCTTTTTCCTGAGAAATTTAACAATAAAACGAATGGGATTGCCCAACGTCGTTGGAGTCAGATTGCCAATCCTGGCATGTCAGCTCTACTTGATGACTTAATCGGCAAGGGATGGCGTTCAAATATTCATGAGCTGTCCAAGCTAGAAGAATTGCTAACGAGGAGTGATGTTCAAGCGTCATTCTATCGAGTGAAACAGGCTAATAAACAAAAATTAGCTGATTATGTTAAAAAGACACTTGATATTGACTTACCAATAGATGCTATTTTCGATGTGCAAGTGAAACGACTGCACGCTTATAAACGACAATTGTTAAATGTCATGCACATCATCAAGTTGTATCAAGATTTGAAGGATGATCCAGGATTAGAGATGACGCCACGTGTCTTCATTTTTGGGGCAAAAGCTGCACCAGGCTATCACTTTGCTAAATCAGTCATTAAAATTATTAATGAGTTAGCTAATCTGATTAACTATGATACAAGCTTAAATGATAAACTAAAAGTGGTCTTCCTAGAAAACTACAACGTCAGTCTGGCCGAACTGATTGTGCCCGCAGCAGATGTCTCCGAACAAATTTCTACAGCAGGTAAAGAAGCTAGTGGTACCTCAAATATGAAATTCATGATGAATGGTGCGCTAACGCTAGCAACTTTAGATGGGGCTAACATCGAAATAAAAGATGCAGTTGGTGAGGACAATATTGTTATTTTCGGTATGGATAAAGATGCTGTCTATGCCCATTATGATAAGCATGATTATAATTCTCGGGCAATCTATGACTCAGATCCAACCATTAAACGCGTTGTTGATGCCTTTATAGATGGCACGATTCCAAATACGCACTATGAGGGTCATGAAATTTGGGACGCCCTTATCTCTTATAATGATGAGTACTTCTTACTAGAAGACTTTACGGATTATGCTGAAAAACAAGCCTATATATCAGAACTTTATCAAGATAAACCTATCTGGCAAGCTAAAGTCATCAAAAATATTGCCAATTCTGGCAGATTTTCAAGTGATGACACAATCGAAGGCTATGCAAAAGATATTTGGGGTATTATTTAA
- the glgA gene encoding glycogen synthase GlgA, protein MKILLAAAEATPFIKTGGLGDVIGALPKALNQQADVEIRVILPYYKKVAEKFSQHLSDVFWTFIQVGWRKQYVGIKQMVLDGVTFYFVDNADYFGSRDDVYGYADDGERFAYFQLAILEVMERLEFVPDILHANDYHTALLPFLTKEKYHWRQNFSAIKTVLTIHNIEFQGQYDKGLLPDLFGMGTERYEDGTVRMAGCFNWLKTGILYADQVTTVSPTYAREIQTPAFGKGLDGILRMVSSKLSGLINGIDTTLYDPMTDAHLVAPFNAADLTGKAVNKASLQKRVGLPVDADIPLIGIVSRLTYQKGFDLVIDEMENLLQKDIQIVLLGTGDSKFESDFVQFSQLYQEKIAVNITFNLELAQMIYAGSDLFLMPSAFEPCGLSQMMSMRYGTLPVVHETGGLKDTVLPYNQFDGSGTGFSFANFSGYQLVQTLFYALDIYDNQPNIWRDLQKQAMTTDFSWDIASLNYLTLYQKLLA, encoded by the coding sequence ATGAAGATTTTATTGGCAGCAGCAGAGGCAACGCCTTTTATCAAGACAGGCGGCTTAGGTGATGTGATTGGTGCCCTGCCTAAAGCATTAAACCAGCAGGCAGATGTTGAGATACGTGTGATTCTACCTTATTATAAAAAGGTGGCTGAAAAATTTAGTCAACACCTCTCTGATGTATTTTGGACATTCATTCAAGTTGGTTGGCGCAAGCAATATGTTGGCATTAAACAGATGGTACTTGATGGCGTTACCTTCTATTTTGTCGACAATGCCGATTATTTTGGTAGTCGTGATGATGTCTACGGCTATGCTGATGATGGGGAACGATTTGCCTATTTTCAATTGGCTATTTTAGAGGTGATGGAACGTTTAGAGTTTGTCCCAGATATCCTTCACGCAAATGATTATCACACAGCACTCCTCCCCTTCTTAACCAAAGAGAAATACCATTGGCGACAAAATTTTTCAGCAATTAAAACGGTATTGACCATTCACAATATAGAGTTTCAAGGCCAATATGACAAAGGGCTCTTACCAGACTTATTTGGCATGGGTACTGAGCGTTATGAGGACGGTACAGTCCGCATGGCTGGCTGTTTTAACTGGTTGAAAACAGGTATCCTCTATGCGGATCAAGTCACGACTGTTTCACCAACCTATGCGCGTGAAATTCAAACACCAGCATTTGGTAAGGGATTAGATGGTATCCTGCGCATGGTATCCAGTAAATTATCTGGCTTAATTAATGGCATTGATACGACGCTCTATGATCCGATGACAGATGCGCATTTGGTTGCTCCCTTTAATGCGGCAGATTTAACAGGAAAAGCAGTGAATAAAGCCAGTCTCCAAAAACGTGTGGGACTACCAGTAGATGCCGACATCCCTTTAATTGGGATTGTCAGTCGACTAACCTATCAAAAGGGGTTTGATCTTGTCATAGATGAGATGGAAAACTTGCTGCAAAAGGATATACAAATCGTTTTATTAGGAACGGGTGATTCAAAATTTGAATCTGATTTTGTTCAGTTTAGCCAGCTATATCAAGAAAAAATAGCGGTTAACATCACCTTTAATCTTGAGTTAGCACAGATGATTTATGCAGGTAGTGATCTCTTTTTAATGCCATCAGCTTTCGAGCCATGTGGGCTTTCTCAGATGATGAGTATGCGTTATGGCACATTACCAGTTGTTCATGAAACAGGCGGGTTAAAAGATACTGTCCTCCCTTACAATCAGTTTGATGGGAGTGGCACAGGGTTTAGCTTTGCTAATTTTTCAGGCTACCAGTTAGTGCAGACACTTTTTTATGCACTAGATATTTACGATAATCAGCCAAATATTTGGCGAGACTTACAAAAGCAAGCGATGACAACTGATTTCTCATGGGATATTGCAAGTCTTAATTATCTCACCCTTTATCAAAAGCTACTAGCCTAG
- the glgD gene encoding glucose-1-phosphate adenylyltransferase subunit GlgD, with translation MKTAKYCAILGNALGTHNLGQLVDSRPLATLPFDGKYRLIDFQLSNLVNAGVTNIYGIFSQKNVPSVLDHIRTGREWGLNTLLNHFFVGFYNNDDREEIVCDPTYYPQLLTFLRRSYSQYTIFSTADILCNINLDQLIHVHEVNQRTMSIVYKKMPKDQMSSVNSVLKLDETDTVTSVINYAEQDHSDDDLINMSTGIYIINTDFLIDMMESEQHQEAPRKLRFLLLNKLVELGALGYEYTGYMKNIYDVKSYFDANMDMLDPKKFNSLLHTTQKVYTKVKNEEATYFADSSEIYNAQFASGSVIEGRVENAIISRRCQLGKRASIKESIIFPNVQIGEGASVTYAIIDKGVVIDPGVNVSGTAAHPIIVSKKSHVTEDVRV, from the coding sequence ATGAAGACAGCTAAATATTGCGCGATTTTAGGAAATGCGCTAGGCACACATAATCTCGGTCAATTAGTTGATTCTAGACCACTTGCGACGTTACCATTTGATGGCAAGTATCGCTTAATCGACTTTCAACTCTCAAATCTCGTCAATGCAGGGGTTACCAATATTTATGGTATTTTTTCTCAAAAGAATGTCCCATCTGTTCTCGACCATATCCGAACAGGCCGTGAGTGGGGACTAAACACATTATTAAACCACTTCTTCGTTGGCTTTTATAATAACGATGACCGTGAGGAAATCGTATGTGACCCAACTTATTATCCACAACTGCTGACTTTCTTACGCCGCTCATATAGTCAATATACAATTTTTTCAACTGCTGATATTTTATGTAACATTAATTTGGACCAATTGATTCATGTGCATGAAGTTAACCAACGAACCATGAGTATTGTCTACAAAAAAATGCCTAAAGATCAGATGAGTTCCGTTAATAGTGTCTTGAAACTGGATGAAACGGATACGGTGACTTCAGTGATTAACTATGCTGAACAGGATCATTCAGATGATGACCTGATTAATATGTCAACAGGGATTTATATTATTAATACGGATTTCTTGATTGACATGATGGAAAGTGAACAGCATCAGGAAGCACCTCGAAAACTAAGATTTCTTTTACTCAACAAACTTGTTGAATTAGGGGCGCTTGGCTATGAGTATACAGGGTATATGAAAAATATCTATGATGTTAAATCTTACTTTGATGCTAACATGGATATGTTAGATCCGAAAAAATTTAACTCTTTGTTGCATACAACGCAAAAAGTCTATACAAAGGTTAAAAATGAAGAGGCAACTTATTTTGCTGACTCTTCTGAAATCTATAATGCACAGTTTGCTTCTGGTTCTGTTATTGAAGGACGTGTAGAAAACGCGATTATTTCAAGACGTTGCCAACTTGGTAAACGGGCATCGATTAAAGAGTCAATTATTTTTCCAAACGTTCAAATTGGTGAAGGCGCAAGTGTTACCTATGCCATTATTGATAAAGGGGTGGTAATAGACCCAGGTGTCAATGTGAGTGGTACAGCAGCACATCCGATTATCGTTTCGAAAAAAAGTCATGTGACAGAGGATGTAAGGGTATGA
- a CDS encoding IS30 family transposase, whose translation MQENYTTTYNHLSLAERQLIEKWFKEGMSRRQIAKLLGRSHQTINNEVKRGQVQQMDTFRAYHIVYSSEYAHQQYHKQRKKSIKNTKLDKLVLEKIIHYIKAKVSPEVIAKAKFNGQISYSSIYNWIYNGKLGLKRKDMLYPHKTKVIKTVSANPRVYGKSIEERPEDINRRNELGHWEIDTVVLTRAKNKVLLTLTERKSRLEIIRIIADKSSEAVNSELKVLTQNFQFKSITADNGTEFARLSEAVNCDIYYAHAYSSWERGTNENHNRMIRRFLPKGTIKTTTKEVAQIEIWMNNYPRKMFNYSTPIQVYLGG comes from the coding sequence ATGCAAGAAAATTACACCACAACTTATAACCATTTGTCACTAGCTGAACGACAACTTATCGAAAAATGGTTTAAAGAAGGGATGAGTCGACGTCAGATTGCTAAGTTATTAGGTCGTAGCCATCAAACAATCAATAATGAAGTCAAGCGAGGACAAGTCCAACAAATGGATACCTTTAGAGCGTATCATATCGTCTATAGTAGCGAGTATGCGCATCAACAGTACCATAAGCAACGAAAAAAGTCTATTAAAAACACAAAGCTTGATAAGCTGGTATTGGAAAAAATTATCCATTACATCAAGGCTAAGGTCTCTCCAGAAGTGATCGCTAAAGCTAAATTCAATGGTCAAATCAGCTACTCAAGCATTTACAACTGGATTTATAATGGCAAATTAGGCTTGAAACGTAAAGATATGCTTTATCCACATAAGACAAAAGTTATCAAGACGGTTTCAGCTAATCCTAGAGTTTACGGTAAATCCATTGAAGAACGTCCTGAAGATATAAACAGGCGCAATGAGTTAGGGCATTGGGAAATTGATACTGTCGTCTTAACAAGGGCTAAAAACAAGGTTTTATTGACTTTGACAGAGCGAAAAAGTCGTTTGGAGATTATCAGAATAATCGCTGATAAATCTTCTGAGGCAGTTAATTCTGAGCTTAAGGTATTAACTCAAAATTTTCAATTTAAGTCCATTACAGCTGATAATGGTACTGAATTTGCTCGTTTATCTGAGGCAGTTAATTGTGATATTTACTATGCTCATGCCTATTCTAGTTGGGAAAGAGGAACTAACGAGAATCACAATCGCATGATTCGTAGATTTTTGCCTAAAGGCACAATAAAAACGACCACGAAAGAGGTCGCTCAAATTGAAATTTGGATGAATAACTATCCAAGAAAAATGTTTAATTACAGCACGCCGATACAGGTTTATCTGGGTGGCTAA
- a CDS encoding transposase, whose protein sequence is MWQVLAEETDKQTEALSSKSHKRLTAAYVTDQQWAVLAPYFPVGSRSKYDKRDLVSAVLFIKQTGSAWTKLPDRFPPYKTVYAFYKRATKLGIWQRAMSDYETLKTNN, encoded by the coding sequence ATTTGGCAAGTATTAGCAGAAGAGACTGACAAACAAACTGAAGCATTAAGTAGTAAGTCACACAAGCGACTAACGGCCGCTTATGTCACGGATCAACAGTGGGCAGTACTAGCCCCCTATTTTCCAGTCGGGTCACGATCGAAATATGATAAGCGAGACCTTGTGAGTGCCGTCTTGTTCATTAAACAAACCGGTAGTGCATGGACAAAATTACCTGACAGGTTCCCGCCTTATAAAACAGTCTATGCATTTTATAAGCGTGCTACTAAACTTGGCATTTGGCAGCGAGCCATGTCCGACTATGAGACTTTAAAAACCAACAATTGA